Part of the Musa acuminata AAA Group cultivar baxijiao chromosome BXJ2-7, Cavendish_Baxijiao_AAA, whole genome shotgun sequence genome is shown below.
TAGTTGTGCAAATAAATGATGGCAAAGGGACTCACTATAGGTGTTGACATATCACTTGGGGGGGTTATCATCAACTCACACCATGAACAAAAGAATCTCACTTTACATGATGAGCTCCTCAGTTGGCATTCTCCAAAGCCCCTTTTGAAATGGAAGAGAGAATTTGTGCTACTATCTGTATGCCAATTGCTACTTAATTTTGACTGAACAATCAAATGAAATAagataaatccaatcaaatatattttgattacttttttttagtaaaaaaatCACCATTAAACCGATAAGGTGAAGTCGACTTTGAATATTAGATATTGTCAGAAATGTCAAGATTATCTGCTCCCTCACTTCTAATCTCCCTAAGAACATATTTTCTTTGAGTTAATATATCAATCAAATACTTAGTCaagatcattcggattgagagagagttTTTcagaagattttttttcttttcttatttcgaATGACCTTGGTTAGGGATTTATCTAaataagaatacatgagatattcctctcatgacatcaagagcggatgatcctctatcgatactcaatgatCCTAGATTAACTAACACTCCCAATGAcatgatgagatcgtattttaTATCTTCACCCAGGTCTtaaatgaaaagaagaaaataaacttGAGATGTATCACATATAAtatatacaagaaaaaaatgattgaAATTATCATGCACAAACTATACACATAATtattaaaacaatttcaacaTATCATAAATCATGATATACTAAGATTTACTAGTTAGTATATTGTGGTTTGACTTTGTCTTGGGCATTGATCATTGAAGTGTCTAGCGACGATTAGTTGCCATCTTCATGGCCACTTAGATCCACAAATTGGACATTGCCAAGGATCATTACATTCTTAAAGTCAACTGGAATTAGCCAACACCCATCATTTACGCCTTGAAATCCGGGATCAATTGGCTGTGCTATCAGTGACTTAATATGGCAGCTTTATCGCTATTACGTTATTTTCTTACTCGAAGAATTCTCGTCACCAAAGTCGTAAAGCAACCAATCTTACCATTATGACATGACTCACCTTTCTCTTAAAACATTGAACTTTATAGTGATAAAGCTTTCATTAGCCTCCACTTTGGGATGATGAAATGGCACTCAACACCCCTTTGTTGTTACTACTGTATTAGATAGAAAGCAACCGCAGTCACTGCATCTTTACTGTACTGTAATTGGCTTATCATGACCTTCTGTATTCTGACATCTTACAGTTGATGATGACAATCTTCATATTGATTGCATTAGATGCACAGGTCCTACCAGAAAGAACTGCTCATGCTCTAGTGAGATAAGATATTGCTTCTTGATGGCTGCAGTTTGGTTACTCGAATCCCATGGCTGCTACATCTGATGGATGCATCTTTTACTTTGTTTTGCTGGTATTGTCAATAGATATGTTGATGCCAATTTTAAGCTGTGGAGGCTTTAGTTCTGTAGGACTAACCAACCATGATCTGCAGATACCTTGGATTACCAAATGATAGCAGACAAGGATCTACAACTCACAACATTAGTATCTTAGAGGACCAGTGGTGGATCTTGCACTGAATTGAAACAAGTCCAGTGGTGGATCTTGCACTGGGAAACCACACTCATCTGAGCTGCTTAAATCAAATTAAGATATGATTCAGTTTGGAATGCATACAAATAGTGTTCATCCATGATTCATATCAAAAGGTATGATACATACAAAtataaagatatgattcatgtcaAAAGGTATTTCTCACCATCTAATGTAAGATGATGTTCATCCATGCTCATGTCAGTTAAAGCACTCAAAGTTACTCATGGAAACATAATCTTCTGAACAGGGTGGCCCAATATTATTTCAAGTTGTAAAACAGTTCTTATCCAAATCAGCATAAGTTTAACATCAATTGATTTAGTTGAATTGCACATGACGTACTAACAAATTCCGGATGATAAGTGACTCGAAGAATGATTAAAGACTTGACAGCTAATGAACAGTTAAACCCTGCCTAGCTTCCGCTCGAAGAGCCGACGCAATAGATAAACTTGCAGCACACTGGCACCGATCAGCGCAGCAGATTCAAAAAGTGCCTTGTGAATGGCTCTCCTGCTCATGCCTTCATTCACTGCATAACAGAAAAAAGATCAGATGATCCCTTTTTCAGAGCACAACTTATATTATGGAGAATACTTATAATACTCAGGCAATCCTTTTCAAGTTCAAATATGATTCTGTCAACTTTTTCTTTGAACTTATCTACAAAATGCCATGTGAAAACTATGTTTATAAATAATTGCATGGTCATGGAGAATCACACACTTTTTAAGCATAAATTTTCTAATTGGGTATGATGCAACACTATGACACCCTTTAATTATATCATATTTGCAAAACCCATCTTTACACAATATTTAATCCTTCAATTAGCAAAAAAGAAATGATACTTCAGAGAGTGTGCTTAGATACCAACAGTAAACAGCATGGAAGACCAGAATTCTAGTCTCAGAAACAATCTTTCCAATATAGAGATAGGTTGACACTCTCATTGGTGGAAGGCTGGTTCACTGCCCCTTTGTTTAGCAGAGAAGAGCAAGCCACTATATTCTAGAACCACTTAAAGTAGTAAATAGCCGATGATAAATAAAATAGAAGAGAAATATTCATCTATAAACTAATTAACTAAAGTATTACTCTTACTGTATCAATGAATGGGTAAGCAAAAGGCATATATCACAGTAAAAGATAACTATGTTTTTATCAGCCAGTGCAACAAATTTCATCAGATATACCTATGGCTTGGCGATCAGTCTGAGCTTCCAACCAATGCTGCTCAAATTGTATGTTATAAAGAGCTTCTTCTAGTTTCCCAATCTGCTCCAGTAAAGGGCCAAAATGCTCTGCATACAATTTATTCACAAAGAAATTACCAAAAAAATACGTATACATTTGTACCCTCGTATCTTTAAAAGTATTACCAAGGCTTCTTACCATCTTTTGCATGTTGCTCAAAGTAAGAAAAGTGGCCAATATAAACATCAAAATCTATGGTTTCATGATACGGGGACCTATTTGTGAAGCAGAAACGATGAAGACCACTCTTTTGAGCCATAAATTCAAACTTTTCACTTGTCTTGTCATAAAAATCATGAATTTGAGTGCCTGAGGGATCCTTCACCTAATATATCATGCAGGTACAGAAAAAAATGTTAATATGAAACTATATATTGATAACCTCTTCATGCATGAAATGCTTAAAGAACCAGAATCTGGTTATTAATGCCTTCACTGAAATGAACCATGTTGCAAAAACATTTAGCTTTTTACCAACCTTTTTCTACTGCCTTCCTAATGCAAGCAATAGAAAATGGAGACAAACATACCAATTAGGTAACAGCACTCATATTTACATACACAAAAAACAACCGTCAGGCAAAACCAAAATCACATCTCACCTCTTCTTTTAGTGTTCACCATAAATGTTCACGTAACATATATAGCATTTATGGAAGTTCTTCAATAAGAGTACCCGTAACTAGTATCTTGAGACTAGAAGAAACCAAATACAAATAATTGAAAAATCTAATATTCTTTTCCATCaaataaacaagatgtttgagaaTGGACAAACAAAGAATAAGAGATCAGAAATAATTGTCCAGAAGTACTTGCTAAGGAAAGCTCCTTTGATTATAATCAGGCAACCTAGGGTTTGTCTTGGTGCCTTGTGACTTGTTGCTAAGGATGTGAACACTGAGAACGTTGTTGTCAAGCCTAGGTCCTAAATGACTTCACTGTTGGTTCTGGAGTAAGATCCAAGATGTAGATCTTGTTGACATTAACATAAATGTAGCCATGTTGTCCACACAACTTAATGGATATAAAGGTTCATGTTGGATATCCAAAATCACCAATCTTAGGACAAGATTTGCCCAGGGGAAGCAATTGATGCAATCATGAACCCAAGATCAAACTTAATGCAGTTGGACTTAGTTTAAGGGGTGATCAAGCTTGAAACTAGTAGTGTTTATGTTCTCCAGTTAAAGTTAAGAGTCCAaatgtaattttttatattacAGCATATCTTCGTCCAAATTTTTAGTCATATTTTAGGAAGAAAGTTCTAGTGAGATTTGAGCACTTTTGTGTCGTTTAGATTAACTAGACTCTGTTATCCAAAAAATGTCCAACTGTATTGTATCTAAAAGCTATTAGGTTTAGAAGGTTTTTTACATGTGATGAGATTtgttaattttaataaataataataaggtcTTTTACCTTCCTTGTCCTTCACTCTTTTTTATGGCTTAATAGTCATAAGCCCATAGTTATCTTGACTCATCTACTTTAGAGATTTATCAAGTGCTTGTGTCGTTTAAGAAAAGAATTGGTCCACTAGAGACCCAAGTTGATCTGAGTCAGGTTGGGCATGAAGTGTacaatttcaaattcaaattcgaAGTTTACAAAGAAAAGTAGAAGATGAGGCAATCTTGTTTTAGTTACTCTCTGGTCTCCAGATTCATTATATGTTAATTTTCTTGGCCAAACTGGTTGACAAGAAAAGTAGATGCTCTAAGAAGATCATGCTTTTTTAAAGAGAGAAGTCTAACTAATGGTTGGTGCTTCATGTCATGATCAATCTTTAAAAAACAAAGAGCAGGGTCGACTGAATTGTCAAACTACTTAACTTCAAGTAAACATATATTTGAAAGGTCATCATGGAGGATTCTCCAACATGCAAGATTAATTTGGaatttcataataaaaaacatttgGGCAAAACCCTGCCTCTTTTTGGGAATTGACCACGAAGGTATGTTTTTTCAATAGTTTGGAAaggtattctaatttgaaaatcatCTTTAACTCCAGCATGCCACTTTCTATAAGAGATGGAAGATATATTAGAATATGAAATCCCTAAATTTCTCATATAGTAGGTCCATCTCAACATCACTTAGAGTAATCCATTCTTGAAATACAACAAATCAAAGTAAATAGTAATAAAAATTTTCAATTTTGTCTAACAAAACAATGAATTTTGGATATTCTATCTTAGCCCTTGTTTTCACTGATCTTATTCAGTTTATAAGATCAGTTTCACGAAATCCTTAATGGAAAAGCATTGTAGTCTGAAAGGCATAAGTGAAGATACCTTTTCATCAATTCTTAAATCTTGGTGGATTCAATGGAACTTTAAATGTCTATAAGGAAGGCATTTTGCCATCTCAAGCTCCAAAGTCTTCATGTGGCTAGAACTTAAAGAAAGATTAAGATTTTATTCTCCCTAATTGCTTTTGTATTCATCCATTTGTCGCCAAGGATATCATCCATTTCTGTAAATGT
Proteins encoded:
- the LOC135616583 gene encoding transmembrane emp24 domain-containing protein p24beta2-like; this translates as MQELSVRFTFFLASVFLLHLHPTIGIRFVIDREECFSHSVPYEGDTVHVSFVVIKAETPWHYGDEGIDLVVKDPSGTQIHDFYDKTSEKFEFMAQKSGLHRFCFTNRSPYHETIDFDVYIGHFSYFEQHAKDEHFGPLLEQIGKLEEALYNIQFEQHWLEAQTDRQAIVNEGMSRRAIHKALFESAALIGASVLQVYLLRRLFERKLGRV